The sequence GAGTACGCCATGAAGCCAGCCGCGCGGACAGAGTCACGCGAGTCGTCATCCAGGGTCAGCTTGCAGGACCAGAGGTCAGCAGGAGCCTTCTGCCCTGCTTCGAGCACCTTCACGCCCTCGGGCACCTGGCCGCTGACGGACAGGCCGCCCAAACCGCACACCCGCCCCTCGGAGGCCGGGCGGGGCGCATCCGAGCGCGGTGGCAGGAGCCTCTCGGGCTTCTCCGGAAGATCGCCACACCCCTCCCCGGCCGCAATGGCTCGGGCCGTGTCGGTGGTCAGGGCGGCGAATGCCTCGCGGTCGGAGATCCGTTCGGTGGAGCTGATCCCGACGAACACCGGCTGAGGCGCCCAGCACTCCTCCGGCAGCAGAGCCCACCCCAGTTCGTCATCAACTCCACCGGTCACCGCACCGGAGAAGAATGACGTCTCCGGAAGTTCAGACACTCCGTACACCCCCAGGATCTCCATGCCTTGCTGCGCCCGGACCCTGAGAGTCAATGCTCCCTCTCCCGACCCGAGCACAACAGACGATTTCTCGATCCGGCAGACCGTGTCGGTGAGTTCCTTGCCGAGCCCGTCGCCCTCTGCGTCGATACGGCCGGCCCCTGGAAGGACCCCGTTCGCCTGCTCTGCCGAGACCAACCCTCCACAGACCCGGTCCTCCGTCAGCACATTGGTGTTGCGCCAGACGTGCAACAGCCCTGCGACCACCAGGAGAACCGCCATCACGACGCCCCAGGGCTTCCACGCCCGCCCCGTACCACCCTCTGCTGTGCTCACTTGCTCACTTCCTGGTTCGCAAAGCCGAATACGCTTCCTCACGGCTGGTGAAGAAGCTCTGCCCCGCCTCCTGCACGGCGTTCTTCGCGGCATCAGTTTCCTTGGCGCCTCGGGTGTCCGCCCAGTCCTGGATGAGCCCCCTCGTGCTCAGCATGTCCTTCTCGGTCTCTGTGCTGACTTCGCCCTTCGCCGCCCTGTCCGCCTCGTCGATGACAGCGGTGGACCACTCGTACGCAGCGACGTCCACGGCACGTTGAGCCAGGTCACCGACCTGGGGGATCATGTTGGCCACCGCCCCGAGGCCGTGATAGCCGTAGCGCGCCTGGTCGTTGATCTTTCCGATCTCGGCGTCGCGAACGTCCAGCACCATGTCTGTACCGATAGCGTTCAGAGCGCCGAAGGCCCCACCCACCTCCCGCGACCTGACGTCCCAACTGGTGACGTTCTCCACCAAGCTGCTCTGGGGCACTTGCCGACCAGTGTCCAGGTGCTCCACCGCATACAGTCGTTGCGCCTCGTACATGGCGTCGAATACTCGTAGGGGATTGCCCTCTGCGTCGTTATCGATCACACCGTCGGACACACCGCGCATCACTCTGATCACACTGTGCTTTCCGTTCGAAATGGAGGCTCCCTCGTCCGATTCGGCGATGCGGCTCTGGTCGATCGGCCCGTACCCGCCCAGAATGGCGTGCGTGTCCGCCGTGTAGTCGTTCAGCGCACGGCCGAGCGGCACCTTGAGGGCTTCGGGGACGCTGTCGCCCTTCGCCCCCTGGTCCAGCGTCGCGATGACCGCCTGCATGACCCGGGCCTGACCCTCGCTGTGCGGGCCGGGCTTGCCCAGCGCCGCCCCCGGCTCGTTCCCCGTCGTCCCTGCCTCCAGCGCGAGGCCCAGGCCATGGCGGCTGAACGGATCATCGGTGGTGATCACTCTGGGTCCTGCCACGACGTGCTGCTGAGGCCACTCCCGAGCCCCGTCCCCGTTGCCGATCAGGTAGTCGAGGTGCGCCTGCCCGTTGTCCACCTCCGGGTTGAAGAACGCGGTCGAGGCGTCGGGGTTCTTGCTCATCACACCGAGCAGGCTGTCGAGCGCGTCGGCCCGGCCCTCGCGGTGGTTGCCGCCCCACTGCTGGAAGATGGCGCTGTTGTCCTTCTCCGCGGCGATCATGTCGTCGCCCAGCTTGTTGAGGAACTGGTCGTCGAACGGCACGTCGGCGTGCGTCATCATCTCGACGAACGGACGGTAGCCGTAGAGCGGGTTGGTCTTCGAGTCGAAGTTCTTGGCTCCGGACTCCTTGAGGCCGTCCGTGAACTTCTTGTAGAACGCGCCGTCGCCGCTGTTGATCCATGCCTGGTACTTCGCCGAGCCGGGCCCGGCGTCCGCCATCGAACCCGGCACCTGGGTGGCGGTCGCCACCGTGTTCGCCAGGCCGCCCAGGAGCCTCGTGGACTGGGCCCCCGAGGCTCCGCCCTCCTGCTGCCGGTCCGCGAGGACATCGCTCAGCCTGATGGTGTCCTCGGGTCCCAGCCTCGTCAGCAGGGACTGGCTGAACACCTTGTCACCGGCGTTGTCCCGCACCGAACGCTCGAACTCGGCAAGGTCCGCGGCGGAGACCTCCTTGCCGTCGATCAGACGCTCCGCGGTCTCCTCGGTGTTCCGCGCCTCGTACTCCTCGATGTCGCCGAGGGGCTTTCCGTTGAATCCGTTCGTCGTACCGTCGGTGACGTCCGAGTCCTGCACGACCCCTTTCAGGGCGATCTCCACACCGGCGTCCGCGTCCGACGTCGCGGCGACCAGCCGGTCGATCTCCTGCTGCCAGGACGTCACCGCTTCCCGCACCGACTTCTGGTAGTCCGGGTCGTGGTGGTACGCGGACCGGGCGCCCTCGCTCAAGGCCTCCGTGTCGAAGGTGACCCTGCCGGCCTCCGACACCTTCATGCCGGCCTTCACGGCACCGCTCCTCGCGGTCTGCAGCTTGCCCTTGAGCTCGGTGAACTGCGTGTGCGCGTCCCGGAGCAGAGAAGCGACCGCCTTCGCTTCGGCCTGGGCCGCCTTGTACTCGTTGAGCGTGATACCGAACGACGCGTTGGCGGCGCTCGCGCTCAGTCCGACCCAGGTCGGCCCCAGCGTGATGCCGTGGACGTCCTTCTCGTACTGCTTCTCGCGCTTGTTGAACTCTCCTGCCATGTCCGTCCACTTGTCCGCGGCCTTGGTCAGGCAGGACAGGTCCGTGGTCATGATCTCGTGGTAGCTGGGCATGGCCTTTCCCCCGTTGTTCTCAGTGCCCGGTGAAACGTGACGATCCGGCTTCCCCGGCCGGCAGCGGGTCAGTAGCCGTTGAAGGGCGAGGGCGGGAGCGGGGGCCCCAGCAGCTGCTGGGTCTGGAGTTCGGCGCCCCGGAGGATGGTGTTGGCATCGCGCAGGGAACTCTTCTCCCTGCCGAGGCGGTTCATCAGGTTCCGGACCTGCTTGCCCCACGCGGTGTGCGCGTCCTTCATCGCACGCGAGGTGATCCAGCCCTCGCCGTCCTTGGCGCCGAGCGCCGTGACCGCGGCCGCGTTCTCCTCGCTCGCCCAGTTGCCCGACTTCTTGGTGTCCGGTTCGAGGTGCTGCTCGATGGCGTTGGCCGCGGCGCGCTTCTGCGCCGGACTGGAGACCAGCCCGGGTGCCTGTCCCGGCGCGAACGGTCCGTAGACAGGAGGCGGGGAGGTGTCGGCCGGGGCCTCGTTGAGCCGCATCGATGCCGGTGCGGCTCCGGCCGTCGCCGTCGGGTCACCTGGTTGGCTGCTCATCCGTCCCCCGGGAATCCTCGGCATTACCCACGTTTGACGTGGCCCGTTCACCCTAACAAGTGGGCTTCCCGGCCTCGCCACACGCCAGTGGGGCCGTACAGGACCCCCCGGCCCGTACGACCCCACTGGCTTTCCCCCGTTACCCCGCGCCTCCCCCGAAGCGCCGAGCCGTTCCCCGTACTCCCCCGTTTTCCCCCGGGTCCCCTCGGTCCCCGTTTTCCTGCTCCCCCGTACTCCCCCGTGGCCCCCGCCTCCCCCGAAGCGGAGGGCCCTGCCTCAGGCCACCAGCTCGCCGAAGGACTCCTGCTCGTCACGTCCGAAGCTGAGGACCTCGTCCTCGCGCAGCCGGCGCAGGGAGCGCCAGATGCTCGACTTCACCGTGCCGACACTGATGTCGAGGATGGACGCGATCTCCGGGTCGGTGCGGCCCTCGTAGTACCGCAGGACCAGCATCGTGCGCTGGAGTTCGGGCAGTCGGGCGAGCGCCTGCCACAGCACCGCCCGCAGCTCCGTGCCGCGCATCGCGTCCGTGTCGCCCACCGTCTCCGGCAGCTCCTCGGTCGGGTATTCGTTGAGCTTGCGCCTGCGCCAGGCGCTGATGTGCAGGTTGGTCATGGTGCGGCGCAGATAGCCGCCGACCGCCGCCTTGTCGCTGATCCGGTCCCAGGCCCGGTACGTCGAGAACAGGGCGCTCTGGAGCAGGTCCTCGGCCTCGAAGCGGTCGCCGGTCAGGTGGTAGGCGGTCGCGTACAGGGAGGCCCGTCGCTCCTGGACGTAGGCCGTGAACGCCGTTTCGGCGTCCGCGTTCTCCGTCCGGTCGGTGCGATCCCCCGTGGCCTTCCCGTACGCGCTTCCCCCGTTGCGCCCCACATCCCCCGTGGGTGCGTCGACCACCGTCATGAACGTCTTACGCGGCTGCTCCGCGGTCGACTGCGACGGCAGGTGCTGACGCCCGGCACTGCGGACACACCCCCGCAGGTTCGTCGCGCCGGACTTCTCGCTGCTCCGGCCGATGTCGTGGAGGCGCGTGACAACTGCGCTTGAGCCGGTGCTGTGCAGTGCGTCCATCTCGCGCCCCCTATCGGTGGAGTCCGTTCGTTCCTTGCTGACCTAGAGCTTGCCGGGGCAGTTTCATGGCGCTGTCCCCCGACTGTCACAGGCCTGTCACAGGGGCGGTCGCGGCCGTGCCCGGACCATCGGACGGGACCACAGGTCGAACTGAAGCGCCACCATGGGCCAGAATGACGCTCGTGCCTTTCCTGTTGCTGATCGAGGACGACGACGCCATCCGCACGGCCCTCGAACTCTCGCTGTCACGCCAGGGCCACCGTGTGGCCACCGCGGCGACGGGAGAGGACGGCCTGGAGCTGCTGCGCGAGCAGCGGCCCGACCTGGTCGTGCTGGATGTGATGCTGCCCGGGATCGACGGTTTCGAGGTGTGCCGGCGGATCCGCCGCACCGACCAGCTGCCGATCATTCTGCTGACCGCGCGCAGCGACGACATCGACGTCGTGGTGGGACTGGAGTCCGGCGCGGACGACTACGTGGTGAAGCCCGTCCAGGGCCGGGTGCTGGACGCCCGGATCCGGGCGGTGCTGCGCCGCGGCGAGCGCGAGTCGACCGACTCGGCGACCTTCGGCAACGTGGTGATCGACCGCTCCGCCATGACCGTCACCAAGGACGGGGAGGATCTGCAGCTCACGCCGACCGAGCTGCGGCTCCTGCTGGAGCTGAGCCGCCGGCCCGGACAGGCCCTGTCCCGGCAGCAGCTGCTGCGGCTGGTGTGGGAGCACGACTATCTGGGCGACTCCCGGCTCGTGGACGCGTGTGTGCAGCGGCTGCGCGCGAAGGTGGAGGACGTGCCGTCCTCGCCGACCCTGATCCGTACGGTGCGGGGCGTGGGCTACCGGCTGGACACGCCTCAGTGACCGAGACCGTCAAGCGGTCCCTGCGTGCGGGGCTGCGCTGGACCAGTCTGCGGATGCGGCTCGTCGTGGTGTTCGCGCTGGTCGCGCTGGTCGCCGCGGTGTCCGCGTCGGGGATCGCGTACTGGCTCAACCGCGAGGCCGTGCTGACCCGTACCCAGGACCGGGCCCTCGACGACTTCCGGCGGCAGATGCAGGAGACGGCGGCGGCGCTGCCGACACGCCCCACCAAGGACGATCTCCAGCGGGCCGCCGGGGAGATGGCGTCGAGCAGTCCGGGCTACAGCGTGCTCCTGGAGGACGAACGGGAGCGCGGCAAGCCGATCGTGGGCTACTCCGACCTGGACACCTTCACCCGGGCCCACGTACCGGACTCGCTGCAGAAGCAGGTGGCCCGCAAGCAGCCGCTGACGTCGAGCAACGAGCACGAGTACCACCTGTTCTGGCAGCGCACGAGCATCGCGGGCACGCCGTATCTCGTCGCCGGTACGCGGATCATCGGCGGCGGGCCGACCGGCTACATGCTCAAGTCGCTCGACCAGGAGCGGCAGGACCTCAACTCGCTCGCCTGGTCGCTGGGGATCGCGACCGCCCTCGCGCTGGTCGGCTCGGCGCTGCTCGCGCAGGCGGCCGCGACGACGGTGCTGCGCCCGGTGCAGCGGCTCGGCGACGCGGCCCGCAAGCTCGGCGAGGGGAAGCTCGACACCCGGCTCGTGGTCTCCGGCACGGACGAACTGGCCGATCTGTCCCGTACGTTCAACAGGACGGCGAGCTCGCTGGAGAAGAAGGTCGCGGACATGAGCGCGCGGGAGGAGGCCAGCCGCCGGTTCGTCGCCGACATGTCGCACGAGCTGCGCACCCCGCTGACCGCGATCACCGCGGTCACCGAGGTGCTGGAGGAAGAGGCGGACAACCTGGACCCGATGATCGCGCCCGCCGTGCATCTGGTGGTCAGCGAGACCCGGCGGCTGAACGACCTGGTGGAGAACCTGATGGAGGTGACCCGCTTCGACGCGGGTACGGCCCGGCTCGTGCTGGACGACGTCGATGTGGCCGACCAAGTGACCGCGTGCATCGACGCGCGGGCCTGGCTGGACGCGGTGCACCTGGACGCGGAGCGCGGGACGATGGCCCGCCTCGATCCGCGCCGGCTGGACGTCATCCTGGCCAACCTCATCGGCAACGCCCTCAAGCACGGCGGTTCGCCGGTGGGCGTACGGGTGCGGACCGAGGGCGACGAGCTCGTCATCGACGTACGGGACCACGGTCCGGGCATCCCCGAGGATGTGCTGCCGCATGTCTTCGACCGGTTCTACAAGGCGAGCGCCTCCCGTCCGCGGTCGGAGGGCAGCGGGCTCGGTCTCTCCATCGCCATGGAGAACGCGCACATCCACGGCGGTGACATCTCGGCGGCGAACTCCCCTGACGGCGGTGCCGTGTTCACCCTGCGGCTGCCGCGGGACGCGGAGAGGATCGTCCGGGACGGCGAACCGGGCGCGGAGGCGACGGGCGAGGACGGGGCGACGTGAAGCGCGGCGATGTCACGTACGGGAGGCGGAGCCCGCTGCGGCCGCGGGGACGGTCGGCCGTCCGGCTGGCGGGGCTGCTGGCGGTAGCGGCGCTGGTCTCCGGGTGCGGGATCCGGACGACGTCGGTGCCGGTGGACGCCGGGGCCGCGCCCTCCCGGGTGCCGTGCCGGCTCGCCGCCTCCGACGCGTCCACCCGGTCGCCGGACCGGGTGAGCGCCGAGGTGTACCTGGTGTGCGCCTCGCAGCTGGTCACCGTGGACCGTCCGGTGCCGGCGGACACGGTCGGCGCCGACCCGGTGGAGGTGGCCCGCGCCCTGCTGAGGGAGATCCAGCGGGCACCGTCCACGGGCGAGCGGCGGGCCGGGTTCACCACCGCGGTTCCGGCGGGGCTGCGGGTGGATCCGCCCCGGGACGGCGACCCGGCGGGCACCCTGCGCCTGAGCAGTCAGCCGGAGGACCTGTCGGCGGAGGCGCTGGCCCAGCTGGTGTGCACGTACGCGGAGAGCGACGGGCTGGTCCGGGACGGTTCGGTGGTGCTGGGCGGGCCCGGCGACTACCCGCCGCGCGGCTATCTGTGCACCTCGCAGACGAAGTCCCGGCCGGGGGACCTGGCCACGCCGGACGCACTCCGGCTGGATTGACGCGGGACCCGCCGGGCGCGTGGAGGGCGCGGGGAGGCGCGGGGAAGCCGCAGGAGACGGAGGCCGCGGGGAAGCCGCAGGAGAAGGGGCGGAGAAGCCCGGCGAGGGGCGGGGCCGCGCGGGGCTGCCGTTGTGACTCAGCCGCCCCGGACGGTACGGAACCGATCCCGCCGGTCGTGGCGTCTTGGTGGGCGTGCGTCACAGTTCGGACGGCGAGGCCGTCATCCACTTCCGCGCGGCGGGCGTCACTCTCCTGATCGCACACCTCCTGTTCGTCGCGTGGCTGACGCTGCGCCCGCTGGACGTGCCCTGGATCACGGCCGCGAACTTCGAGCCGTTCGCCGGGATCAGGGCGGACCTCGCGCTGGGACCCGCCGAGGCGGCCCGCCGGATCGGCGGCGCGCTGCTGCTGCTCGCCCCGCTCGGGGTGCTGCTGCCCATGGCCGGGGGCCGGATCTTCGTCTCCCCCTGGGTCTCGCTGCTCCGTACGGTCGCCGCCGGGGCACTGATCTCGCTGGCCATCGAGCTCGGCCAGACCGGGGTACCGGGGCAGGTCGTCGACGTCGACTCGCTGCTGCTGAACACCACCGGGGTGGTCCTGGCCCACCTGCTGGTCGTCCCGGTCTGCCGGGCGCGGCTGCGCCGCCGGGGCCTGCCCGGCGTGCGGGACCTGCTCCACCGCCGGCAGGAGACCCGGCTCGGGGAGGAGGCCCCTCAGGGGTCGACCCCGACGATTACCGGGGTCGGTCTCGCCCCGTAGAGCGATGCTTTGTCCCTCTTCGCGGGGGCACCATGGAGACATCGGGGAGCAGAGAACGCTGCTCCTGCCGCTACGGTTCGCGAAGGAGCCCACCATGGCCGCCCCACTTGTCCGCCCCCGCGAAGGCCGCATGATCGGCGGAGTGTGCGCGGGCCTCGCCCGGCGCTTCGGTATGTCGGCCGGCACCATGCGCGTCATCTTCGTCGTCTCCTGCCTGCTGCCCGGCCCGCAGTTCCTGCTCTACCTGGCGCTGTGGGCGCTGTTGCCCTCGGAGAAGTCCGCCTCCTCCGCGACGGCCTGGTGACGCACCGGACCACGGGGAGCGGGAAGACGGGCGGGAACGCACGGTGGGGCGCACACCCTGGACGAGGGTGTGCGCCCCACCGGTCTGTGCGGGTGCGCGCCGGATCCCCGGCGCGCGGGGTGCGGATCAGCCGCCGAGCGGGATCCCGTTGGCGGTGAGGCCCTGGGTGGGCAGTCCGCCGAGCAGGCCGGTGACCGGGGCGGCCGCGTCGGTGGCCTGGCCGCCGAGGACCCTGCCGACGGTGTCCTGGACCGGCGCGTTCTGGACCGACTGCGCGACGGCGTCGACGGCCATCGTCGAGACGGGGAGCGCCCCGGCCGCGGCGTCCAGCGGCAGCGCGGGGGCGGCGGAGGCGCTGCCGGCGGCGGCAGCGGCGAAAGCGGCACCGAGAGCGGCGACACCGAGAGTCTTGGCAGACTTCTTCATGGAGAATTCATCCTTGGGGAAGGGGATGTGAGCGGCTCTGCAAACTAGCCATCCCGCCGCCCGGTCCGCAAACATCCCGACACGCGGGAAAGGGCCGGAAAACTGCTTCCCGGCCCTTTCACCTGATGCACCCCTCAGCTACCGGCCATCGAAGAACTGCTGGTCACAGCGGTCTGCCGGAAAAGCCACTCCGACTTCAGCTCGGCGTATCCGGGCTTGATGACGTCATTGATCATCGCGAGACGTTCGTCGAAAGGAATGAAAGCTGATTTCATCGCATTGACTGTGAACCACTGCATGTCGTCGAGCGTGTATCCGAACGCGTCGGTCAGCCGCTCGAATTCCTGGCTCATGCTGGTCCCGCTCATCAGCCGGTTGTCCGTGTTCACCGTGATGCGGAAGTGCAGCTTGCGCAGCAGTCCGATCGGGTGCCCGGCGTACGAGTCGGCGGCGCCGGTCTGGAGGTTGGAGGTCGGGCACATCTCCAGCGGGATGCGCTTGTCCCGTACGTAGGAGGCGAGGCGGCCGAGGGTGACCGAGCCGTCCTCGTCGACCTCGATGTCGTCGATGATCCGCACCCCGTGGCCGAGCCGGTCGGCGCCGCACCACTGGAGGGCCTGCCAGATCGACGGGAGGCCGAAGGCCTCGCCCGCGTGGATGGTGAAGTGGTTGTTCTCGCGCTTGAGGTACTCGAACGCGTCGAGGTGGCGGGTGGGCGGGAAACCGGCCTCGGCGCCCGCGATGTCGAAGCCGACGA is a genomic window of Streptomyces sp. YPW6 containing:
- a CDS encoding SigE family RNA polymerase sigma factor — protein: MDALHSTGSSAVVTRLHDIGRSSEKSGATNLRGCVRSAGRQHLPSQSTAEQPRKTFMTVVDAPTGDVGRNGGSAYGKATGDRTDRTENADAETAFTAYVQERRASLYATAYHLTGDRFEAEDLLQSALFSTYRAWDRISDKAAVGGYLRRTMTNLHISAWRRRKLNEYPTEELPETVGDTDAMRGTELRAVLWQALARLPELQRTMLVLRYYEGRTDPEIASILDISVGTVKSSIWRSLRRLREDEVLSFGRDEQESFGELVA
- the afsQ1 gene encoding two-component system response regulator AfsQ1; translation: MPFLLLIEDDDAIRTALELSLSRQGHRVATAATGEDGLELLREQRPDLVVLDVMLPGIDGFEVCRRIRRTDQLPIILLTARSDDIDVVVGLESGADDYVVKPVQGRVLDARIRAVLRRGERESTDSATFGNVVIDRSAMTVTKDGEDLQLTPTELRLLLELSRRPGQALSRQQLLRLVWEHDYLGDSRLVDACVQRLRAKVEDVPSSPTLIRTVRGVGYRLDTPQ
- a CDS encoding HAMP domain-containing sensor histidine kinase; this translates as MTETVKRSLRAGLRWTSLRMRLVVVFALVALVAAVSASGIAYWLNREAVLTRTQDRALDDFRRQMQETAAALPTRPTKDDLQRAAGEMASSSPGYSVLLEDERERGKPIVGYSDLDTFTRAHVPDSLQKQVARKQPLTSSNEHEYHLFWQRTSIAGTPYLVAGTRIIGGGPTGYMLKSLDQERQDLNSLAWSLGIATALALVGSALLAQAAATTVLRPVQRLGDAARKLGEGKLDTRLVVSGTDELADLSRTFNRTASSLEKKVADMSAREEASRRFVADMSHELRTPLTAITAVTEVLEEEADNLDPMIAPAVHLVVSETRRLNDLVENLMEVTRFDAGTARLVLDDVDVADQVTACIDARAWLDAVHLDAERGTMARLDPRRLDVILANLIGNALKHGGSPVGVRVRTEGDELVIDVRDHGPGIPEDVLPHVFDRFYKASASRPRSEGSGLGLSIAMENAHIHGGDISAANSPDGGAVFTLRLPRDAERIVRDGEPGAEATGEDGAT
- a CDS encoding VanZ family protein, producing MGVRHSSDGEAVIHFRAAGVTLLIAHLLFVAWLTLRPLDVPWITAANFEPFAGIRADLALGPAEAARRIGGALLLLAPLGVLLPMAGGRIFVSPWVSLLRTVAAGALISLAIELGQTGVPGQVVDVDSLLLNTTGVVLAHLLVVPVCRARLRRRGLPGVRDLLHRRQETRLGEEAPQGSTPTITGVGLAP
- a CDS encoding PspC domain-containing protein — protein: MAAPLVRPREGRMIGGVCAGLARRFGMSAGTMRVIFVVSCLLPGPQFLLYLALWALLPSEKSASSATAW
- a CDS encoding adenosine deaminase is translated as MTSQTPNVPDSDQIRRAPKVLLHDHLDGGLRPGTIVELARAQGYDSLPETEPDKLGIWFREAADSGSLPRYLETFAHTCAVMQTRDALFRVAAECAEDLAEDGVVYAEIRYAPEQHLEGGLTLEEVVEAVNAGFREGERIARANGHRIRVGALLTAMRHAARALEIAELANSYRDQGVVGFDIAGAEAGFPPTRHLDAFEYLKRENNHFTIHAGEAFGLPSIWQALQWCGADRLGHGVRIIDDIEVDEDGSVTLGRLASYVRDKRIPLEMCPTSNLQTGAADSYAGHPIGLLRKLHFRITVNTDNRLMSGTSMSQEFERLTDAFGYTLDDMQWFTVNAMKSAFIPFDERLAMINDVIKPGYAELKSEWLFRQTAVTSSSSMAGS